One Periophthalmus magnuspinnatus isolate fPerMag1 chromosome 15, fPerMag1.2.pri, whole genome shotgun sequence genomic window carries:
- the phf3 gene encoding PHD finger protein 3, whose translation MDIVDTFNHLIPSDQLDDSLIVGQNLECEANNEFCPGIPLEDSLKNMLSDKDPMFGSASSQFNLLDSEDPAFQIAGLDGGTMSSGLSSEVTVAETPPVKRPVGRPRKRPCHVENECAANNASQPNQTDVATVRRRPGRPRKQPIALDNSFTIDKGVTGVKLKQELINGGRININDCEGALWLQPNVILRKLTVTIGGFRIELLPGPGYTQTVHDSFEDSMAYSGDIGFTVLQDATLDIQSHLTDNIQAIDIVKSCVDDAALGLGPYVNPNEVQTANGTLQGTQCEADAKLDNHAGKQTNDNEQKETAEPQQKVNDKTSNNIEKSPDKPHPYPLKLHKPKQDLASIKNKKMVSGLQHTITKKPKPLQNTQPKLLNRDEKHVTNIVKDKKGIVSLKRPIENAQSGHHNKVQKTQVMADVKVKPKLPTSPMALVKKNSVSGHREQHGPSKPTPPQNKVESMHPTHSRPGQSVKSPEASGPEKLKVKKPEKLVHKQRSRTISIEEPELFIPDNAPVKKESSEEPPVANSEAQWDGCNSCGLCKKPHNNMFMVGCGRCDDWFHGDCVGLDLIKVREMEEEDQMYVCLKCCEEESKKAEPEPPGALKPEVKNEVQDPKMSPTKPRAGPSQSVPSGGIPAVRKEPDRRQSIDHKPAIYSKQDVKSKPSSSSKKPVSVEQIRRSVRDSLKEILTQRLKESNLNVSVEKAHEIAKKTERELFHLYKDTDSKYKNKYRSLTFNLKDTKNNVLFKKVLKGEISPSNLIRMSPEELASKELAAWRQRENRHTIEMIEKEQREAERRPITKITHKGEIEIESLEPVKAPETVEPVLPPKAPPVPLPEPVVTPEKKEEIGPLEKDTTAQHKSHLFDLHCKICTGRMAPPVEEAPTKVVKVATTVIRRQSTKAEETKNTTTPPPIDDDLHLSVLEESLQNAKSGYSTKLDTSATKDETGTFLAGLKSLWRGFLHMASVAKLVTKAFPVSGILDHLTEDLPDSIQIGGRIGPQIVWDYLEKIRATGTKEVCLIRFSPETEEDEISYTLLYAYFSSRKRFGVVSNNLKQVKDMYIIPLGATEKVPHQLVPFDGPGLENNRPNLLLGLIIRQRPKRDYISVESETRPAPEVKHSTVSLKETKSSQEEDEQLYLSSLTRPLRKEKDKPLDTTENAEEEDEPLAFEDPPASEEGNNQGAKKPRFLPGVLLGWGGILPPLPDVFGKSSPSAAADDSKKTPTQAAKTETSASGNSLKSPTSVTPRDRFLIKKKDVKTAKVEPEPPKPTDAAKSVPSTDTTVAVIQNSTITLKDKPPDVSTEVFLARLSTEQSSVAKGDAAVVVNEVNKTTNAESQNPTTTADGAKPLSGILKKSSAYSTSANEGTNEVLPTEKADNAQSHKTVCDVVESDPVMSVVSPTPVKVHEQTTTHTSGKDSVSKDDIDYLNPFIVQKLVTEIPLLEPDSRVTEPVDHHTSDATLPEEPPVSGSYDYPLATAGLSTAESQERNSSATLSSEDSSGQSKEYKRIEVRYTDHDRRHHRDSHHGKKSRHHDREREKYDRNHDDKYRDRSRHHGHSDDRHSEKRKDRHHSEDYRHKDKDKHRHRRDSDYENGRRSSRDSYS comes from the exons ATGGATATTGTGGACACTTTTAACCATCTAATACCGAGTGACCAGTTGGATGACTCGCTGATAGTTGGTCAGAATCTGGAATGTGAAGCCAATAATGAATTTTGTCCAGGAATTCCACTTGAAGattcactgaaaaacatgcttagTGATAAAGATCCTATGTTTGGGTCTGCAAGTTCACAATTTAATCTATTGGACAGCGAAGATCCTGCTTTTCAAATTGCTG GTCTTGATGGTGGTACCATGTCTTCAGGGCTTAGCAGTGAAGTAACAGTTGCAGAAACTCCACCTGTCAAACGGCCTGTTGGCCGGCCCAGGAAACGTCCTTGTCATGTAGAAAATG aATGTGCAGCCAACAATGCCTCACAACCAAATCAGACGGATGTCGCTACTGTACGCAGAAGGCCAGGCAGGCCTAGAAAGCAGCCCATTGCCTTGGATAACTCATTTACGATTGACAAAGGAGTGACAGGTGTCAAGTTAAAACAAGAACTAATTAATGGTGGACGCATCAACATAAATGATTGTGAAGGTGCATTATGGCTACAACCCAATGTTATTTTGAGAAAACTGACCGTAACTATTGGCGGATTTAGGATTGAGCTACTTCCAGGACCTGGATATACTCAGACTGTGCATGACAGCTTTGAGGATAGCATGGCTTACAGTGGGGACATCGGATTTACAGTGTTGCAGGATGCTACTCTTGATATACAATcacatttaacagacaatataCAAGCAATAGACATTGTAAAAAGTTGTGTGGATGATGCAGCTCTTGGGCTGGGCCCCTATGTAAATCCTAATGAAGTGCAAACTGCCAATGGGACATTACAAGGCACTCAGTGTGAAGCAGATGCCAAACTGGACAATCATGCTGGAAAGCAAACAAACGACAATGAGCAAAAAGAGACTGCTGAACCACAACAAAAGGTTAATGACAAAACGAGTAACAACATTGAGAAAAGTCCAGACAAACCACACCCATATCCGCTCAAGTTACACAAGCCAAAGCAAGACCTTGCTTCcattaagaataaaaaaatggtTTCAGGTCTGCAACACACCATCACCAAGAAACCCAAGCCATTGCAAAACACACAACCAAAACTCTTAAACAGAGATGAAAAACATGTCACAAACATTGTTAAAGACAAAAAGGgtattgtgtctttaaaaagGCCCATTGAAAATGCTCAAAGTGGTCATCACAATAAGGTCCAAAAGACTCAAGTAATGGCAGACGTTAAAGTCAAGCCAAAGCTGCCCACTTCACCAATGGCTTTAGTGAAAAAGAACTCAGTCTCTGGCCATCGAGAACAACATGGACCCAGCAAACCAACCCCTCCACAGAACAAAGTTGAGAGCATGCATCCAACTCACAGTCGCCCTGGCCAATCTGTAAAGTCACCTGAGGCGTCTGGACCTGAAAAGCTTAAAGTAAAAAAGCCAGAGAAGCTAGTTCATAAACAGAGAAGTAGGACCATCTCAATAGAGGAGCCGGAGCTGTTCATCCCAGATAATGCACCTGTGAAAAAAGAAAGTTCTGAGGAGCCACCTGTCGCCAACAGTGAGGCACAATGGGATGGGTGCAATTCTTGTGGACTGTGCAAGAAGCCGCATAACAACAT GTTTATGGTGGGGTGTGGTCGCTGTGACGATTGGTTCCATGGCGACTGTGTGGGTCTGGATTTGATAAAAGTtcgagagatggaggaggaagaccagatgTATGTGTGCCTGAAGTGCTGTGAAGAAGAGAGCAAGAAAGCAGAGCCTGAGCCTCCAGGTGCACTCAAACCTGAAGTTAAAAATGAAGTCCAGGATCCTAAGATGTCCCCCACCAAACCTAGAGCTGGGCCCTCCCAGAGTGTCCCATCAGGGGGGATCCCTGCTGTAAGAAAG GAGCCTGATCGCCGGCAGTCCATAGACCACAAACCTG CCATTTATTCAAAACAAGATGTCAAAAGCAAACCTTCCTCATCCTCGAAGAAGCCTGTGTCTGTGGAACAAATCAGGCGAAGTGTGCGCGATTCCTTAAAAGAAATTCTCACACAGAG GTTGAAAGAGTCCAACTTAAACGTCAGTGTGGAGAAGGCGCATGAAATTGCCAAGAAAACGGAACGCGAGTTGTTTCACTTGTACAAAGACACTGAcagcaaatacaaaaataagtacagaaGTCTAACGTTCAACCTTAAGGATACTAAAAACAAT GTTCTGTTCAAGAAAGTTCTCAAGGGTGAAATTTCTCCTAGCAACCTCATTCGAATGAGTCCTGAAGAATTAGCCTCAAAGGAGTTGGCTGCTTGGCGACAAAGAGAAAATCGACAT ACAATTGAAATGATTGAGAAGGAGCAAAGGGAGGCAGAGAGGCGGCCGATCACAAAGATCACGCACAAAGGTGAAATTGAAATCGAGAGCCTTGAACCAGTGAAGGCACCCGAGACGGttgag cCTGTGCTGCCTCCCAAAGCCCCGCCTGTGCCCTTACCAGAGCCAGTAGTAACAccagaaaagaaagaagagattgGCCCACTTGAGAAGGATACCACAGCACAACACAAGTCACACTTATTTGACCTGCACTGCAAAATCTGCACTG GTCGTATGGCACCCCCGGTGGAAGAGGCTCCAACTAAAGTGGTCAAAGTCGCTACTACGGTTATTAGGAGACAGTCCACTAAAGCAGAAGAAACTAAGAATACCACCACCCCACCTCCTATTGACGATGACCTGCACCTTAGTGTGCTGGAGGAGAGTCTTCAGAATGCAAAGTCGGGCTACAGCACAAA GCTGGACACTTCTGCAACAAAGGATGAAACTGGTACTTTCCTGGCTGGCTTAAAGTCCTTGTGGCGTGGATTTCTTCATATGGCCTCTGTAGCTAAACTTGTAACCAAGGCCTTTCCAGTTTCTGGCATTTTAGACCATTTGACTGAA GATCTACCCGATAGTATTCAAATTGGTGGGAGGATTGGTCCACAGATCGTGTGGGATTATTTGGAGAAGATTCGGGCAACTGGAACCAAA GAGGTGTGCTTGATCCGATTCTCTCCTGAGACTGAAGAAGATGAGATCTCCTACACTTTGCTCTATGCCTACTTTAGCAGCCGTAAACGCTTTGGTGTGGTGTCAAACAACTTAAAACAAGTGAAGGATATGTACATCATTCCTTTGGGTGCTACTGAAAAAGTGCCACATCAGCTCGTACCATTTGACGGACCAG GCTTGGAGAACAACCGTCCAAATCTTCTTCTTGGACTCATAATACGCCAGAGACCAAAGAGAGATTATATTTCTGTGGAAAGTGAAACAAGGCCTGCTCCAGAAGTTAAGCACAGTACAGTGTCATTAAAAGAAACCAAATCATCACAAGAGGAGGATGAGCAGTTGTACCTCTCCAGTTTGACCCGCCCACTCAGAAAAGAGAAGGACAAACCACTTGACACTACTGAAAATGCAGAAGAGGAAGATGAGCCATTGGCATTTGAAGACCCTCCTGCTTCAGAGGAGGGGAACAATCAGGGAGCCAAAAAGCCACGCTTTCTACCAGGTGTTCTGCTTGGCTGGGGTGGGATACTGCCTCCACTGCCAGATGTTTTTGGGAAATCTTCACCATCAGCAGCTGCAGATGATTCAAAGAAGACACCCACCCAGGCTGCAAAAACAGAGACATCAGCATCTGGAAACTCCCTCAAAAGTCCCACATCTGTTACGCCACGTGATCGCTTCCTCATCAAGAAGAAAGATGTGAAAACTGCTAAAGTTGAGCCCGAGCCGCCCAAACCCACTGATGCAGCCAAAAGTGTCCCATCAACAGATACAACGGTGGCCGTTATTCAGAATTCAACCATCACTTTGAAAGATAAGCCTCCAGACGTGTCCACTGAAGTGTTCCTGGCCAGATTGTCCACAGAGCAAAGCAGTGTGGCCAAAGgggatgctgctgttgttgtgaatGAGGTTAATAAAACTACAAATGCAGAATCGCAAAATCCCACAACTACAGCAGATGGCGCTAAACCGCTTAGTGGTATATTGAAAAAATCTTCAGCATATTCTACTAGTGCAAATGAAGGTACAAATGAGGTGCTACCAACTGAAAAAGCTGACAATGCTCAAAGTCATAAAACTGTTTGTGATGTGGTTGAAAGTGACCCGGTAATGTCAGTTGTTTCCCCAACACCAGTGAAAGTACACGAGCAAACTACAACACACACAAGTGGTAAAGATTCTGTTTCAAAGGACGATATTGATTATCTAAATCCATTTATAGTACAGAAACTAGTGACAGAAATACCACTGCTCGAACCGGACTCCAGAGTAACAGAGCCTGTTGACCACCACACCAGTGATGCAACTCTCCCAGAGGAGCCTCCAGTTTCAGGCAGCTACGATTACCCATTAGCCACAGCGGGTTTGTCCACTGCAGAATCCCAAGAGCGCAACTCCAGTGCAACGCTGTCTTCAGAGGACTCGTCCGGACAGTCCAAGGAGTACAAACGCATTGAAGTCCGCTACACCGACCATGATCGGCGCCATCACAGGGACTCGCATCACGGGAAGAAGAGTCGACATCACGACCGGGAACGGGAGAAGTACGATCGTAACCACGACGACAAGTACAGGGACCGGAGCCGTCACCATGGACACTCGGACGATCGGCATAGTGAGAAGAGGAAAGACAGGCACCACAGTGAAGACTACAGACACAAGGACAAGGACAAGCACAGGCACAGACGGGACTCTGATTATGAAAATGGTCGACGAAGTTCAAGGGACAGCTACTcttaa
- the si:dkey-103j14.5 gene encoding isoaspartyl peptidase/L-asparaginase gives MPAVLVVHGGAWAIPEDLASASVSGVKAAACEGFSVLKKGGSALDAVEAAVRSLEDNDVFNAGHGAVLNSEGEVELDAIIMDGKTLGSGAVSSVKNISNPVSLARAVMEKTDHMMLTSRGANLFAESIGMATICTEELVSEFERKEWEKHKNYATGIKEDFNAKWAHDTVGAVAVDSTGNVACATSTGGIRNKMVGRVGDSPLIGCGGYADNYSGAVSCTGHGENILKVTLARTIISHMEQGKPAAEASELALKYMGDRVHGAGGAIVVTPSGQWAATFTTERMAWAAVENDTLWYGLNPQEKFQAPLT, from the exons ATGCCAGCTGTGTTAGTGGTGCACGGTGGCGCATGGGCCATACCTGAGGACCTGGCCTCCGCCTCTGTCAGTGGAGTTAAAGCTGCAGCGTGTGAGGGCTTTTCTGTGCTGAAGAAAGGAGGAAGTGCTCTTGATGCTGTAGAGGCAGCAGTGAGATCTCTGGAAGACAACGACGTGTTTAATGCAG GGCACGGAGCAGTACTTAATAGTGAAGGAGAGGTGGAGCTTGATGCCATTATAATGGATGGGAAGACACTTGGAAGTGGTGCAGTCTCTTCAGTGAAAAACATTAGCAACCCAGTGTCACTTGCACGTGCTGTAATGGAAAAG ACAGATCATATGATGTTGACAAGCAGAGGGGCAAATCTGTTTGCTGAGAGCATTGGAATGGCCACAATTTGTACAGAGGAACTAGTGTCTGAGTTTGAAAGAAAAGAATGGGAGAAACACAAGAATTATGCGACTGGGATTAAGGAGGATTTCAATGCAAAATG gGCCCATGATACTGTCGGAGCAGTGGCTGTGGACTCTACTGGAAATGTTGCCTGTGCCACATCTACTGGAGGCATCAGAAATAAAATGGTTGGCAGAGTGGGAGACTCCCCATTGATTG GCTGTGGGGGATATGCAGACAATTATAGTGGTGCTGTGTCATGCACTGGCCATGGAGAGAATATTCTCAAAGTTACTTTAGCCAGAACTATTATTTCACATATGGAACAAG GAAAACCTGCAGCAGAGGCCTCAGAGTTAGCCCTGAAGTACATGGGAGATCGGGTCCATGGAGCTGGTGGTGCCATCGTGGTCACTCCATCAGGGCAGTGGGCTGCTACATTCACCACAGAGAGGATGGCCTGGGCAGCTGTAGAGAATGATACATTATGGTACGGTCTAAATCCTCAAGAAAAATTTCAAGCACCTTTAACTTGA